A genome region from Alistipes dispar includes the following:
- a CDS encoding AAA family ATPase, whose product MSEVINIKELNERIERESVFVDTLRTEMGKVIVGQSHLVDTLLIGLLSNGHILLEGVPGLAKTLAITTLARAVDAGFSRIQFTPDLLPADLLGTLIYSQKNEDFVVKKGPVFANFVLADEINRSPAKVQSALLEAMQERQVTIGDDTYPLPQPFLVLATQNPLEQEGTYPLPEAQVDRFMLKAKISYPNKQEERDIVRMNLAGTGMPAVNKVIAPEDIVKARKVVEDVYMDEKIEKYIIDIIFATREPAEYNLGKLQNLIAYGGSPRASISLARAARAYAFIRRRGYVIPEDVRAVCHDVLRHRIGLTYEAEAENISSEEIITDILNNVIVP is encoded by the coding sequence ATGAGCGAAGTCATCAACATCAAGGAACTCAACGAGCGCATCGAACGCGAATCGGTCTTCGTCGATACGCTGCGCACCGAAATGGGCAAGGTCATCGTCGGACAGAGCCATCTGGTCGATACGCTGCTGATCGGTCTGCTCTCCAACGGACACATCCTGCTCGAAGGCGTGCCGGGACTCGCCAAAACGCTGGCCATCACCACGCTGGCCCGTGCCGTGGATGCCGGGTTCTCGCGCATCCAGTTCACTCCCGACCTGCTGCCCGCCGACCTGCTGGGCACGCTGATCTACTCGCAGAAGAACGAGGATTTCGTGGTCAAGAAGGGTCCCGTCTTCGCCAACTTCGTGCTGGCGGACGAGATCAACCGCTCGCCGGCCAAGGTGCAGTCGGCGCTGCTCGAGGCGATGCAGGAGCGGCAGGTGACCATCGGCGACGACACCTACCCGCTGCCGCAGCCCTTCCTCGTGCTGGCCACGCAGAACCCGCTCGAACAGGAGGGAACCTATCCGCTGCCCGAGGCGCAGGTGGACCGTTTCATGCTCAAGGCCAAGATCTCCTACCCCAACAAGCAGGAGGAGCGCGACATCGTGCGCATGAACCTCGCCGGCACGGGCATGCCCGCGGTGAACAAGGTGATCGCGCCCGAAGACATCGTAAAGGCCCGCAAGGTGGTCGAGGACGTCTATATGGACGAGAAGATCGAGAAGTACATCATCGACATCATCTTCGCCACGCGCGAGCCGGCCGAGTACAACCTCGGGAAGTTGCAGAACCTGATCGCCTACGGCGGCTCGCCCCGTGCGTCGATCTCGCTGGCCAGGGCCGCCCGCGCCTACGCCTTCATCCGCCGCCGCGGCTACGTCATCCCCGAGGACGTGCGCGCCGTCTGCCACGACGTGCTGCGCCACCGTATCGGCCTGACCTACGAGGCCGAAGCCGAGAACATCTCCTCGGAGGAGATCATCACCGACATCCTGAACAACGTAATCGTACCCTGA
- a CDS encoding DUF58 domain-containing protein, whose protein sequence is MQESENDILKRVRKIEIKTRGLSNEIFAGKYHTAFRGRGMSFSEVREYRAGDDVRDIDWNVTARSRKPHIKVYEEERELTMMLLVDVSASRMFGTTERLKKNIITEIAAVLAFSAAQNNDKVGCIFFSDKVEKFIPPKKGRSHILMIIRELIGFRPESAGTKLSEPVRFLTNVNKKRCTTFILSDFMDSSQDRSALDDALKIAGGRHDLVGIRIYDPRETELPDVGIVELRDAETGRKVWVDTSSRAVREHYAESWRRRSAGIEQTLKHNRIDTATISTDGDYVAELMKLFKQR, encoded by the coding sequence ATGCAGGAGAGCGAAAACGATATTCTGAAACGGGTCCGGAAGATCGAAATCAAGACGCGCGGTCTTTCGAACGAGATCTTCGCCGGAAAGTACCACACGGCTTTCCGCGGGCGGGGCATGTCGTTTTCCGAAGTGAGGGAGTACCGCGCCGGCGACGACGTGCGCGACATCGACTGGAACGTGACGGCCCGCTCGCGCAAGCCCCACATCAAGGTCTATGAGGAGGAGCGCGAGCTGACGATGATGCTGCTCGTGGACGTCTCCGCGTCGCGCATGTTCGGCACGACGGAGCGGCTCAAGAAAAACATCATCACCGAAATCGCCGCCGTGCTGGCCTTCTCGGCCGCGCAGAACAACGACAAGGTGGGGTGCATCTTCTTTTCGGACAAGGTCGAGAAGTTCATCCCCCCGAAGAAGGGGCGCAGCCACATCCTCATGATTATCCGCGAACTCATCGGCTTCCGCCCCGAATCCGCGGGCACGAAGCTCTCCGAGCCGGTGCGCTTCCTGACCAACGTGAACAAGAAGCGCTGCACGACCTTCATCCTCTCGGACTTCATGGACTCCTCGCAGGACCGCTCGGCCCTCGACGACGCGCTGAAGATCGCCGGCGGACGGCACGACCTGGTGGGCATCCGCATCTACGACCCGCGCGAGACGGAGCTGCCCGACGTGGGCATCGTCGAGCTGCGCGACGCCGAGACGGGGCGCAAGGTCTGGGTGGACACCTCCTCGCGCGCCGTGCGCGAGCACTACGCCGAATCGTGGAGACGGCGCAGCGCCGGCATCGAGCAGACGCTCAAGCACAACCGTATCGACACGGCGACGATCTCCACCGACGGGGACTACGTGGCCGAACTGATGAAACTCTTCAAACAGCGATGA
- a CDS encoding glycosyltransferase, giving the protein MTMQTPLVSVCMTAYNHEPYLREAIEGVLAQRTDFAVELVVGEDCSTDRTRAIAEEYAAACPGRVRLVTGPENIGWRANYLRTFEACRGKYVAYCDGDDWWCDPGKLQRQVDLLEADPACGMCYTRADNFYQATGRREPDEEVHFTDFGRLLRSLTICNCTTVARRELIARYYDEVRPAEHPEWCTDDAPMWLWFAARSRIGYLPVVTAVHRRLPDSVSHSTAYRRRIAFCDSLMDISLWFDARYGDGSRRFALLRKRSSVALWVLSYNGPVGEYLARWWRDLRACPRLALCPEGAGLLVKKILFRRSKKKKI; this is encoded by the coding sequence ATGACGATGCAGACGCCGCTCGTATCGGTCTGCATGACCGCCTACAACCACGAACCCTACCTGCGGGAGGCGATCGAAGGGGTGCTCGCGCAGCGGACGGATTTCGCCGTGGAGCTGGTCGTGGGCGAGGATTGCAGCACGGACCGCACGCGGGCGATCGCCGAGGAGTACGCCGCCGCCTGCCCCGGCCGCGTGCGGCTGGTGACGGGGCCCGAAAACATCGGCTGGCGGGCCAACTACCTCCGCACCTTCGAGGCGTGCCGCGGGAAGTACGTGGCCTACTGCGACGGCGACGACTGGTGGTGCGACCCCGGGAAGTTGCAGCGGCAGGTCGATCTGCTGGAGGCCGACCCGGCGTGCGGCATGTGCTACACGCGGGCCGACAACTTCTATCAGGCCACGGGCCGCCGGGAGCCGGACGAGGAGGTGCACTTCACCGATTTCGGCCGCCTGCTCCGCAGCCTGACGATCTGCAATTGCACGACCGTGGCGCGGCGGGAGCTGATCGCCCGCTATTACGACGAGGTGCGCCCCGCGGAGCATCCCGAGTGGTGTACGGACGACGCGCCGATGTGGCTCTGGTTCGCGGCCCGCAGCCGGATCGGCTACCTTCCGGTCGTGACGGCCGTGCACCGCCGCCTGCCCGACAGCGTGAGCCACAGCACGGCCTACCGCCGGAGGATCGCCTTCTGCGACTCGCTCATGGACATAAGCCTCTGGTTCGACGCCCGCTACGGCGACGGCAGCCGCCGCTTCGCCCTGCTGCGCAAGCGCTCCTCCGTGGCGTTGTGGGTGCTGTCGTACAACGGTCCGGTCGGGGAGTACCTCGCCCGCTGGTGGCGCGACCTGCGCGCCTGTCCCCGTCTGGCGCTCTGCCCCGAAGGGGCGGGGCTGCTGGTGAAGAAAATTCTGTTCCGCCGATCCAAAAAGAAGAAGATATGA
- a CDS encoding ATP-dependent helicase: MESNESKILQGLNPAQRDAVVNFDSPSLIIAGAGSGKTRVLTSRIAYMIERGVAPFNILALTFTNKAAEQMRERIAQMLPDNRSRHIRMGTFHSVFSRILRENAGRIGFPESFTIYDSSDSRNLVKTVVRELNLPDEKYKPNAVASRISYAKNCLVTPGAYLANSAYAAEDRQMQIPEFGNIYNIYCQRCKRNGAMDFDDLLLQTNVLLRDCPDVLARYQEQFKYILVDEYQDTNYAQYVIIRRLSQTHSKVCVVGDDAQSIYSFRGAKIENILSFQKDYPSAKVFKLERNYRSTRTIVDAANSVIVRNSKRMEKHCFSEGAEGEKIRILKAYTDREEAEMVVSDLRDKVRAAGAEWSEAVILYRTNNQSAVLEDNLRRRGIPYRIYKGSSFYDHKEIRDMLAYIRLVINPRDDEAFRRIVNYPARGIGDTTVQRIAQLAAERGVSMWEAVDALVAEPAADAVPRAIARKAADFVAMIRSLSLARNDKGLYDFGLEVASRSGILAAYRAENTPEAASALDNIEELLNSMQEFRERCDAEIRNGERSPGEEATIEEWLQQMMLMTDMDKDNPEDRNKVTLMTVHSAKGLEYEYVYIVGMEENLFPSLRAAESADGIEEERRLFYVALTRAKVAATLSYAEMRFRWGNMEFSRPSCFLREIDPRYVESDVDFAQEAVRRRADDGEGSSALDELRRRYDYRYQQRRQDGAGGYGGPRGGNAGVRSGGGPDAAGRGAYGGGSAGRSAYGGGRFGAPSDGESGVARRFPRPAQPQSQPRAQRSAAPDPALVQPPRPSVDGMRRVGVRQAMDGGPAAGSAAPASGGYAVGERVEHPKFGVGIVRRIETLATDHKLVVAFDNAGEKTLLAKFAKLTKLG; the protein is encoded by the coding sequence ATGGAATCCAACGAATCGAAAATCCTGCAAGGGCTCAATCCGGCCCAGCGGGACGCCGTGGTCAATTTCGACTCCCCGTCGCTCATCATCGCCGGGGCCGGCTCGGGCAAGACCCGCGTGCTGACCTCGCGCATCGCCTACATGATCGAGCGGGGCGTGGCGCCCTTCAACATACTCGCCCTGACCTTTACGAACAAGGCCGCCGAGCAGATGCGCGAACGCATCGCGCAGATGCTGCCCGACAACCGCAGCCGCCATATCCGCATGGGAACCTTCCACTCGGTCTTCTCGCGCATCCTGCGCGAAAACGCCGGACGGATCGGCTTCCCCGAGTCGTTCACGATCTACGACTCCTCGGACAGCCGGAACCTGGTCAAGACCGTGGTCCGCGAGCTGAACCTTCCGGACGAGAAGTACAAGCCCAACGCCGTGGCCTCGCGCATATCCTATGCCAAAAACTGTCTGGTGACCCCCGGGGCCTACCTGGCCAATTCGGCCTATGCGGCCGAGGACCGGCAGATGCAGATTCCCGAGTTCGGCAACATCTACAACATCTACTGCCAGCGCTGCAAACGCAACGGGGCGATGGACTTCGACGACCTGCTGCTGCAAACCAACGTGCTGCTGCGCGACTGTCCGGACGTGCTGGCGCGCTACCAGGAGCAGTTCAAATACATTCTGGTGGACGAGTACCAGGACACCAACTATGCGCAGTACGTCATCATCCGCCGTCTGTCGCAGACCCATTCGAAAGTCTGCGTCGTGGGCGACGACGCGCAGTCGATCTACTCGTTCCGCGGGGCCAAGATCGAGAACATCCTCTCTTTCCAGAAGGACTACCCCTCGGCGAAGGTCTTCAAGCTCGAACGGAACTACCGCTCGACGCGCACGATCGTCGATGCGGCCAACTCGGTGATCGTCCGCAATTCGAAGCGCATGGAGAAGCACTGCTTCTCGGAAGGGGCCGAGGGGGAGAAAATCCGCATCCTGAAGGCCTACACCGACCGCGAGGAGGCCGAGATGGTCGTCTCGGACCTGCGCGACAAGGTGCGTGCGGCGGGCGCCGAATGGTCCGAAGCGGTGATTCTCTACCGCACGAACAACCAGTCGGCCGTGCTGGAGGACAACCTCCGCCGCCGCGGCATCCCCTACCGCATCTACAAGGGTTCGTCGTTCTACGACCACAAGGAGATCCGCGACATGCTGGCCTATATCCGGCTGGTCATCAACCCGCGCGACGACGAGGCGTTCCGGCGCATCGTGAACTACCCCGCGCGGGGCATCGGCGACACGACCGTGCAGCGCATCGCGCAACTGGCCGCCGAACGGGGCGTGTCGATGTGGGAGGCGGTCGATGCGCTGGTCGCCGAACCCGCGGCCGACGCCGTGCCGCGGGCCATCGCCCGCAAGGCGGCCGACTTCGTGGCGATGATCCGTTCGCTGTCGCTGGCCCGCAACGACAAGGGACTGTACGACTTCGGCCTGGAGGTCGCCTCGCGGTCGGGCATTCTGGCCGCCTACCGTGCGGAGAACACGCCCGAGGCGGCTTCGGCGCTGGACAATATCGAGGAGCTGCTCAACTCGATGCAGGAATTCAGGGAGCGCTGCGACGCCGAAATCCGCAACGGCGAACGCAGCCCCGGGGAGGAGGCCACCATCGAGGAGTGGTTGCAGCAGATGATGCTGATGACCGACATGGACAAGGACAACCCCGAGGACCGGAACAAGGTGACGCTGATGACGGTCCATTCGGCCAAGGGGCTCGAATACGAATACGTTTACATCGTGGGCATGGAGGAGAACCTCTTCCCGTCGCTGCGGGCCGCCGAGTCGGCCGACGGCATCGAGGAGGAGCGGCGGCTCTTCTACGTGGCCCTCACGCGGGCCAAGGTCGCGGCGACGCTCTCCTATGCCGAGATGCGTTTCCGGTGGGGCAACATGGAGTTCTCGCGGCCGAGCTGCTTCCTGCGCGAGATCGACCCGCGGTATGTGGAGTCCGACGTCGATTTCGCTCAGGAGGCGGTGCGCCGCCGGGCCGACGACGGGGAGGGCTCCTCGGCGCTCGACGAGCTGCGCCGCCGGTACGACTACCGTTACCAGCAGCGGCGGCAGGACGGCGCGGGCGGTTACGGCGGTCCGCGCGGCGGAAATGCCGGCGTCCGGTCCGGAGGAGGTCCGGACGCGGCGGGACGGGGAGCCTACGGCGGCGGTTCGGCCGGCCGGAGCGCTTACGGCGGCGGCCGTTTCGGCGCCCCCTCCGACGGCGAGTCGGGCGTTGCGCGGCGTTTTCCGCGCCCGGCGCAGCCGCAGTCGCAACCCCGCGCGCAGCGTTCCGCCGCGCCCGATCCGGCGCTGGTGCAGCCGCCGCGCCCTTCGGTGGACGGAATGCGCCGCGTCGGCGTGCGGCAGGCGATGGACGGCGGACCGGCGGCCGGGAGTGCGGCGCCCGCGAGCGGCGGATATGCCGTGGGGGAGCGTGTCGAGCACCCGAAGTTCGGGGTGGGCATCGTGCGCCGCATCGAGACCCTGGCCACGGACCACAAGCTGGTGGTGGCGTTCGACAACGCCGGCGAGAAGACGCTGCTGGCCAAATTCGCCAAACTGACCAAACTCGGATGA